A part of Lacinutrix sp. 5H-3-7-4 genomic DNA contains:
- a CDS encoding energy transducer TonB, with product MNKLNKSQKIVRQNDKTLKKSQKHEVNLQKNSTLYFQIGLILCLLASYAALEANFAITNESYVYNEPLDDELYDMVPESFVIEKKVEEKKQPVFKKPKEPRQFEVVDNDTKIEKAVEEIVTIEQPTKPTKVIDPDSLKPDDDPREDETYSILAVQKVPVYPGCERAKNNTERRACMSQKLGKLIQRKFDTGLGSDLGLNGRQKIYVNFKINKQGNVEIQKIRSPHQKLDKEAKRVVSKIPKMQPGKNNDRAVEVSYNLPIIFDVKN from the coding sequence ATGAACAAATTAAACAAGAGTCAAAAAATCGTTCGCCAAAACGATAAGACTTTAAAAAAATCTCAAAAGCATGAAGTAAACCTTCAAAAAAACTCTACGCTTTATTTTCAAATTGGTTTAATACTATGCTTGTTAGCAAGCTATGCAGCTTTAGAAGCTAATTTTGCTATAACAAATGAAAGCTATGTATATAATGAACCGTTAGATGATGAGTTGTACGATATGGTTCCTGAAAGTTTTGTAATTGAGAAAAAAGTAGAAGAAAAAAAACAACCAGTATTTAAAAAACCAAAAGAACCAAGACAATTTGAAGTTGTTGATAACGATACAAAAATTGAAAAAGCTGTTGAAGAGATTGTAACTATAGAGCAACCTACTAAACCAACAAAAGTAATTGATCCGGATAGTTTAAAACCAGATGATGATCCTAGAGAAGACGAAACTTATTCTATTTTAGCTGTTCAAAAAGTACCTGTTTACCCAGGTTGTGAAAGAGCAAAAAACAATACAGAACGAAGAGCATGTATGTCTCAAAAATTAGGTAAACTAATACAAAGAAAATTTGATACAGGACTAGGAAGTGATTTAGGCCTTAACGGAAGACAAAAAATTTATGTGAATTTCAAAATTAATAAGCAAGGTAACGTAGAGATTCAAAAAATTAGAAGTCCACATCAAAAATTAGATAAAGAAGCAAAAAGGGTAGTAAGTAAAATACCAAAAATGCAACCTGGAAAAAATAATGATAGAGCAGTTGAGGTATCATATAATCTTCCAATTATTTTTGATGTTAAAAATTAA
- a CDS encoding VanZ family protein — protein MLKKYSLIISIVYSLLLAALSLLKINAATAELPTNSDKIFHTIAYFIFTVLWYFALRTHGILKAKSIIFAFLSSALFGILIEILQGTLTENRQSDVNDIIANIIGTLIAVILIMSKKSKIKKQ, from the coding sequence GTGCTTAAAAAGTATAGCCTAATAATAAGTATAGTTTACAGTTTATTATTAGCAGCTTTAAGCCTATTAAAAATTAATGCAGCCACTGCAGAGCTACCAACAAATTCAGATAAAATATTCCATACAATAGCATATTTTATTTTTACTGTATTATGGTATTTTGCACTTAGAACACACGGCATATTAAAAGCAAAGTCAATAATCTTTGCTTTTTTAAGCTCTGCGTTGTTTGGTATACTAATAGAAATATTACAAGGAACATTAACAGAAAATAGACAAAGTGATGTTAACGACATCATTGCGAATATAATAGGCACGCTTATTGCAGTCATTTTAATAATGAGTAAAAAAAGTAAAATTAAAAAACAATAA
- a CDS encoding energy transducer TonB, with protein sequence MKHCFYILFFCISNLLIAQDITNEMPPVFAECESKTFESLQKCFDNEVFNILYSNYKVPESLVKDGYKGEVVILFEVDTSGVFRVMYVDAINKALKTEAKRVVKLFPKIKPATYNGNPTYKQYSIALKVPLKNQTITTQDLANKENVNELTALELKAKAEFDSVKATIVPYTNKAFKSQLNIPFTHADYSRFDRAINLIGTNSHTAAKPFVYNDVSNYHDFEAEKIALLKEKTSWTGRKLWNEHLARVQSEDYWFVIDPIFDLELGKDTDADFGTTYNNTRGVNIQGGLGDNFSFSAQVYESQGRFPQYYNNYAESLAPADNSPAVIPGRGIAKRFKTDAYDYPVAEAYLSYTPAKFINIQLGHGKNFIGDGYRSLLQSDVASPYPFFKLNTKFWKIKYTNTYTFLKDVRPEVLGEDGAFLSKYIANHYLSWNVNKRLNIGFFESVIWANTNDRGFDFSYLNPIIFYRSIEFSTGQDAGNAIIGFSGKYKWSDNFNMYSQFIIDEFSLSDVKAGNKSWKNKFGYQIGAKYYNAFKVKNLNLQLEYNQVRPYVYSHNTIRLNYAHNNQPMAHLWGSNFRELVAIGRYRKGRWFGEAKFIIGERGFDFNNDTNNFNYGGDIFRDERDRPFDTGVEIGQGLNITSINASIQGGYLVNPASNLKLFANINYRNFNPEATGEESLKNSSVWFNLGLRTDLFNWYFDY encoded by the coding sequence ATGAAGCATTGCTTTTACATTTTATTTTTCTGTATATCAAATCTTCTTATAGCACAAGACATCACAAATGAAATGCCACCTGTTTTTGCTGAATGTGAATCTAAAACTTTTGAGAGTTTGCAAAAGTGTTTTGATAATGAAGTATTTAATATATTATATAGTAATTATAAAGTACCAGAAAGTTTAGTTAAAGATGGTTATAAGGGAGAAGTAGTAATTCTTTTTGAAGTTGATACATCAGGTGTATTTAGAGTTATGTATGTTGATGCTATAAATAAAGCACTTAAAACCGAAGCAAAGCGAGTAGTAAAATTGTTTCCAAAAATTAAACCCGCAACGTATAATGGTAATCCTACTTATAAGCAATACTCAATAGCTTTAAAAGTACCTTTAAAAAATCAAACTATAACAACTCAAGATTTAGCTAATAAAGAAAATGTTAATGAGCTAACAGCATTAGAGCTAAAAGCAAAAGCAGAGTTTGATAGTGTAAAAGCTACTATAGTACCATATACCAATAAAGCATTTAAAAGTCAATTAAATATACCGTTTACACATGCAGATTATTCACGGTTTGATAGAGCAATAAATTTAATAGGAACAAATAGTCATACAGCAGCAAAACCTTTTGTTTATAACGATGTGTCAAATTACCATGATTTTGAAGCTGAAAAAATTGCACTATTAAAAGAAAAAACCTCTTGGACAGGAAGAAAATTATGGAACGAACATTTGGCAAGAGTACAAAGCGAAGATTATTGGTTTGTTATAGATCCAATATTTGATTTAGAATTAGGAAAAGATACCGATGCAGATTTTGGAACCACTTATAATAATACACGAGGAGTGAATATACAAGGAGGTTTGGGAGATAACTTTAGTTTCTCTGCACAAGTTTACGAAAGTCAAGGTCGTTTTCCTCAATATTATAATAATTATGCAGAGAGTTTAGCACCAGCAGATAACTCTCCAGCTGTAATCCCTGGACGAGGTATAGCTAAAAGATTTAAAACAGATGCTTACGATTATCCAGTAGCTGAAGCATATTTAAGTTATACACCAGCAAAATTTATAAATATCCAGTTGGGTCATGGTAAAAATTTTATTGGAGACGGTTACCGTTCTTTATTACAAAGTGATGTAGCAAGTCCTTATCCTTTTTTTAAATTAAATACTAAATTTTGGAAAATAAAATACACTAATACCTATACCTTTTTAAAAGATGTTAGACCAGAAGTTTTAGGAGAAGATGGTGCTTTTTTATCTAAATACATTGCAAATCATTATTTAAGCTGGAATGTAAACAAACGATTAAATATTGGTTTTTTTGAGTCTGTAATATGGGCTAATACAAACGATAGAGGATTTGATTTTAGTTATTTAAACCCTATAATTTTTTATCGTTCAATAGAGTTTTCAACTGGTCAAGATGCAGGAAATGCTATAATTGGTTTTTCAGGTAAATATAAATGGAGTGATAATTTTAATATGTATAGCCAATTTATAATAGATGAATTTTCTTTAAGTGATGTTAAAGCCGGAAACAAAAGTTGGAAAAATAAATTTGGATATCAAATTGGTGCTAAATATTACAATGCTTTTAAAGTTAAAAATTTAAATCTACAATTAGAATATAATCAAGTTAGGCCATATGTGTACTCACATAATACAATTAGATTAAATTATGCACATAATAACCAACCTATGGCGCATCTTTGGGGATCAAACTTTAGAGAGTTAGTAGCAATAGGGCGATATAGAAAAGGGAGATGGTTTGGAGAAGCGAAATTTATAATTGGAGAGCGCGGTTTTGATTTTAATAATGATACCAATAACTTTAATTATGGAGGAGATATATTTAGAGATGAGCGCGATCGACCTTTTGATACAGGAGTAGAAATAGGTCAAGGATTAAATATAACTTCAATAAATGCAAGTATTCAAGGTGGTTATTTAGTGAATCCAGCTTCAAATCTAAAATTATTTGCAAACATAAATTATAGAAATTTTAATCCGGAGGCAACCGGAGAAGAATCATTAAAAAACAGTTCGGTATGGTTTAATTTAGGATTACGAACAGATTTGTTTAATTGGTATTTTGATTATTAA
- a CDS encoding energy transducer TonB translates to MEPKKNPKSNVGRNSSLYFAVGMVLMLSLTYFAINYKTYDDRVVEQTALDVDEELDEEIPITNQAPPPPPPPPPPPPAPEVIDVVEDEVEIEETVIESTETTQEEEIVEVEEVEVEEIEEDVEVSFAVIENVPIFPGCEKGSNAEKKKCMSTKINKLVGRKFDTELGSELGLSGRQKINVFFTIDKTGNITNVRTRAPHPQLEKEAKRVVGLIPQMKPGKQRGKPVKVTFFLPITFNVQD, encoded by the coding sequence ATGGAACCTAAAAAGAACCCAAAATCAAACGTAGGGAGAAATAGTTCTCTTTATTTTGCAGTTGGTATGGTGCTTATGTTATCGTTAACATATTTCGCTATCAACTACAAAACGTATGATGACAGAGTTGTAGAGCAAACCGCACTAGATGTGGATGAAGAATTGGATGAAGAAATTCCAATTACAAATCAAGCGCCGCCACCGCCGCCACCGCCGCCGCCACCGCCACCAGCACCAGAAGTTATTGATGTTGTTGAAGATGAAGTGGAAATAGAAGAAACAGTAATTGAATCTACAGAAACAACTCAAGAAGAAGAAATTGTTGAAGTTGAAGAAGTAGAAGTAGAAGAAATAGAAGAAGATGTAGAAGTTTCTTTCGCAGTTATTGAAAACGTTCCAATTTTTCCTGGATGTGAAAAAGGAAGTAACGCAGAAAAGAAAAAATGTATGTCTACTAAAATCAACAAATTAGTTGGTAGAAAATTTGATACCGAGTTAGGTAGTGAATTAGGATTAAGTGGAAGACAAAAAATTAATGTGTTCTTTACTATTGATAAAACAGGAAACATTACTAATGTAAGAACTCGTGCGCCACACCCACAATTAGAAAAAGAAGCTAAGCGTGTAGTTGGTTTAATACCACAAATGAAACCAGGTAAGCAAAGAGGAAAGCCAGTAAAAGTAACATTCTTTTTACCAATAACATTTAACGTTCAAGACTAA
- the gcvH gene encoding glycine cleavage system protein GcvH: MNIPAELKYTKDHEWVKIDGDIVTVGITDFAQSELGDIVYVEVETLDETLDVEEVFGTVEAVKTVSDLFLPVSGEIIEFNELLEDEPEKVNSDPYGEGWMVKIKCTNTSEFDNLLSADDYKAIIGA; encoded by the coding sequence ATGAATATTCCAGCAGAATTAAAATATACAAAAGATCACGAATGGGTAAAAATTGATGGCGACATTGTAACCGTTGGTATTACAGATTTCGCGCAAAGCGAATTAGGAGATATTGTATATGTAGAAGTAGAAACATTAGATGAAACTTTAGATGTAGAAGAAGTTTTTGGAACTGTTGAAGCAGTAAAAACAGTTTCAGATTTATTTTTACCTGTATCTGGTGAAATTATAGAGTTTAACGAGTTGTTAGAAGACGAACCAGAAAAAGTAAATTCAGATCCTTACGGAGAAGGTTGGATGGTTAAAATTAAATGTACAAACACATCAGAGTTTGATAATCTTTTATCAGCAGACGATTACAAAGCTATTATTGGTGCTTAA
- the cyoE gene encoding heme o synthase: MSKTSAKVIEHTWVSDFKEITKMRLALSVVFSSIAGYLLGVETVNFTTLFLLAFGGYFMVGASNAFNQIIEKDLDALMDRTKNRPIPAGRMTVKTAFIIATIFTILGITILYTINPQTAMFGAISIFLYTCVYTPLKTKTPLAVFVGAIPGAIPFMLGWVAATNDFGIEPGVLFALQFFWQFPHFWAIGWFLYNDYKKGGFFMLPTGKQDRGTAVQTITYTIWTILVSIVPVFGVTGQLKLSIVSAVIVFGAGVFMLYYAILLFKKMTEKAAKQLMLASVSYITFIQIVYVLDKFIR, encoded by the coding sequence TTGAGTAAAACTTCAGCAAAAGTAATAGAACATACTTGGGTTTCAGATTTCAAAGAAATCACTAAAATGCGTTTAGCATTAAGTGTTGTGTTTTCTTCAATTGCTGGTTATTTACTAGGTGTAGAAACTGTAAATTTCACAACATTATTTTTGTTAGCTTTTGGTGGGTATTTTATGGTAGGTGCATCTAATGCTTTTAACCAAATTATAGAAAAAGATCTTGATGCTTTGATGGATCGAACTAAAAACCGACCTATACCTGCAGGTCGAATGACAGTGAAGACAGCGTTTATTATTGCTACTATTTTTACAATTTTAGGTATTACAATATTATATACAATAAACCCACAAACAGCAATGTTTGGGGCTATATCTATATTTTTATATACTTGTGTTTATACACCACTTAAAACCAAAACACCTTTAGCCGTTTTTGTAGGTGCTATACCAGGAGCGATTCCTTTTATGTTAGGTTGGGTAGCTGCAACTAACGATTTTGGTATTGAGCCAGGAGTATTATTTGCTCTCCAGTTTTTTTGGCAATTCCCACATTTTTGGGCAATAGGATGGTTTTTATATAACGATTATAAAAAAGGAGGTTTCTTTATGTTGCCAACTGGTAAACAAGATAGAGGTACAGCAGTACAAACTATAACATATACAATTTGGACTATTTTGGTTTCTATTGTGCCGGTTTTTGGAGTAACTGGCCAATTAAAATTATCAATAGTTTCTGCCGTAATTGTATTTGGAGCAGGAGTATTTATGCTGTATTATGCAATTTTATTATTTAAAAAAATGACAGAAAAAGCAGCAAAACAATTAATGCTGGCTAGTGTTTCATATATAACATTTATTCAAATAGTATACGTTTTAGATAAATTTATTAGATAA